From one Haloferax marinisediminis genomic stretch:
- a CDS encoding DUF655 domain-containing protein has protein sequence MTASESGDADATVEYAVLLDVLRHGRQNDGRRRFDAEPIAYALDESNFRLLELTLAEDADVSIGDRVVVAPVADREVVQNVERLSYGDLSNTADSELEYVVQDIVDADEARFVNFYNEAQPITLRLHQLNLLPGIGKKLRDKILEERKRYGPFESFDDLHERVSGLHHPKEVIVERILDELHDDDVKYKTFVRNDQ, from the coding sequence ATGACAGCTTCGGAGAGCGGCGACGCCGACGCAACGGTCGAGTACGCCGTGTTGCTCGACGTGCTCCGGCACGGGCGTCAAAATGATGGCCGACGACGGTTCGACGCAGAGCCCATCGCCTACGCGCTCGACGAGTCGAACTTCCGTCTCCTCGAGTTGACGCTGGCTGAAGACGCGGACGTGAGCATCGGCGACCGCGTCGTCGTCGCGCCAGTTGCAGACCGCGAAGTCGTCCAGAACGTCGAGCGGTTGTCGTACGGTGACCTCTCGAATACGGCGGACTCCGAATTAGAGTACGTCGTCCAGGACATTGTCGACGCCGACGAAGCACGCTTCGTGAACTTCTACAACGAGGCCCAACCGATTACGCTTCGCCTCCACCAACTCAACTTGCTCCCCGGTATCGGCAAGAAGCTGCGGGACAAGATTCTCGAAGAGCGGAAGCGCTACGGCCCGTTCGAGTCGTTCGACGACCTCCACGAGCGCGTCTCCGGGCTTCACCATCCGAAAGAGGTCATCGTCGAGCGCATCCTCGACGAACTCCACGACGACGACGTGAAGTACAAGACGTTCGTTCGAAACGACCAATAA
- a CDS encoding RNA polymerase Rpb4 family protein, giving the protein MTIFKEKLDEEYLTTSEVKELLAEVEAERAADEEREMRYELARAIEHVNRFAHLDPEESRELVEELAELEKVDAPTAIKIADLLPESRDELRAVFAQQRYALSGDELDEILNVVAKYV; this is encoded by the coding sequence ATGACCATCTTCAAAGAAAAGCTCGACGAGGAGTACCTGACCACGTCTGAGGTCAAAGAACTCCTCGCCGAGGTTGAGGCGGAACGCGCTGCCGACGAAGAGCGCGAGATGCGCTACGAGCTGGCGCGTGCAATCGAGCACGTCAACCGGTTCGCCCACCTCGACCCCGAGGAATCTCGCGAACTCGTCGAGGAGCTCGCCGAACTTGAGAAAGTCGACGCCCCCACCGCAATCAAAATCGCGGACCTCCTGCCGGAGTCCCGCGACGAACTGCGTGCGGTGTTCGCCCAGCAACGGTACGCACTCTCTGGCGACGAACTCGACGAGATTCTCAACGTCGTCGCCAAGTACGTCTGA
- a CDS encoding 50S ribosomal protein L21e, with product MPSSNGPMKGTRGKLSNKPRERGTSPPQRSIAEFDEGQKVHLNLDPSVREGRFHPRFNGLTGEVVGKQGRAFKVQINDGGKEKLVIVRPAHLRAQQ from the coding sequence ATGCCGAGCTCCAATGGTCCAATGAAGGGGACGCGAGGAAAGCTCTCGAACAAGCCGCGCGAGCGCGGTACTTCGCCGCCGCAGCGCTCTATCGCCGAATTCGACGAGGGTCAGAAGGTTCATCTCAACCTCGACCCGAGCGTGCGCGAGGGACGGTTCCACCCGCGCTTCAACGGCCTCACCGGTGAGGTCGTCGGGAAACAGGGCCGTGCGTTCAAGGTCCAGATCAACGACGGTGGCAAAGAGAAGCTGGTTATCGTCCGGCCCGCTCACCTGCGCGCCCAGCAGTAA
- a CDS encoding cystathionine gamma-synthase gives MTEDERRIETRAIHAGQEPDEETGALMTPIYANSTYVQDGPGDHRGYEYSRTGNPTRTDLETNLAALEGGSYGRAFSSGMGAINTVLNLLEAGDHVVAGNDVYGGTHRIFTQVYEKYDLEFDFVETTDHDAVRDAVRDETELVWVETPTNPLMRVNDIEALADIAHEADALCAVDNTFATPYLQRPLEHGADIVSHSLTKYLGGHSDIVGGALVTDDEELDEEIGFYQNSVGATPSPFDCFLVLRGTKTLPVRMDRHCDNARELAAWLDDHEAVSEVFYPGLDSHPQHELAAEQMDDFGGMLSFELDGTLEQASTVVKETEVFTLAESLGGVESLIEQPAAMTHAAIPREERLEAGLTDGLIRVSVGIEHIDDMKADFEQAFGEAF, from the coding sequence ATGACCGAAGACGAGCGACGCATCGAGACGCGCGCCATCCACGCTGGGCAGGAGCCCGACGAGGAGACGGGCGCGCTCATGACGCCAATCTACGCGAACTCCACGTACGTACAGGACGGCCCTGGCGACCACCGTGGCTACGAATACTCTCGGACGGGGAATCCGACGCGGACCGACCTCGAAACGAATCTCGCGGCGCTCGAAGGCGGCTCGTACGGCCGGGCGTTCTCCTCGGGGATGGGTGCAATCAACACCGTCCTCAACCTGCTCGAAGCGGGCGACCACGTCGTCGCCGGCAACGACGTCTATGGGGGAACACACCGCATCTTCACGCAGGTCTACGAGAAGTACGACCTCGAATTCGACTTCGTCGAGACGACCGACCACGACGCCGTCCGCGACGCTGTCCGCGACGAGACGGAACTCGTGTGGGTCGAGACGCCGACGAACCCCCTCATGCGCGTCAACGACATCGAAGCGCTGGCCGACATCGCCCACGAAGCCGATGCGCTCTGCGCCGTCGACAACACCTTCGCGACGCCGTACCTCCAGCGCCCGCTCGAACACGGTGCCGACATCGTCTCGCACTCGCTGACGAAGTACCTCGGTGGCCACTCCGACATCGTCGGTGGCGCGCTCGTCACCGACGACGAGGAGCTCGACGAGGAGATTGGCTTCTACCAGAACTCCGTGGGTGCGACGCCCTCGCCGTTCGACTGCTTCCTCGTCCTCCGTGGGACGAAGACGCTGCCCGTCCGCATGGACCGTCACTGCGACAACGCCCGTGAACTCGCCGCGTGGCTCGACGACCACGAAGCCGTCTCTGAAGTGTTCTATCCCGGTCTCGACTCCCACCCGCAACACGAACTCGCGGCCGAACAGATGGACGACTTCGGCGGCATGCTCTCGTTCGAACTGGACGGGACGCTCGAACAGGCGTCGACAGTCGTCAAAGAGACCGAGGTGTTCACGCTCGCCGAGAGCCTCGGCGGCGTCGAGAGTCTCATCGAGCAACCCGCGGCGATGACGCACGCCGCCATCCCCCGCGAAGAACGTCTCGAAGCGGGACTCACCGACGGTCTCATCCGTGTCTCGGTCGGCATCGAACACATCGACGACATGAAAGCAGACTTCGAACAGGCGTTCGGCGAAGCGTTCTGA
- a CDS encoding elongation factor 1-beta has translation MGKVAAKIKVMPNSPELDLDDLEDKLEDSLPEGAKIKGFERDDVAFGLVALLPTVIVPDDAGGTEAVEEAFTEVDGVESVSVENVGRI, from the coding sequence ATGGGAAAAGTAGCCGCTAAAATCAAGGTCATGCCGAACAGCCCCGAGCTGGACCTCGACGACCTCGAGGACAAGCTCGAAGACTCCCTCCCCGAGGGTGCGAAGATCAAGGGATTCGAGCGCGACGACGTCGCGTTCGGTCTCGTCGCACTCCTGCCGACGGTCATCGTCCCTGACGACGCTGGCGGCACCGAGGCTGTCGAAGAGGCGTTCACGGAAGTCGACGGCGTCGAGTCCGTCTCCGTCGAGAACGTCGGCCGTATCTAA
- a CDS encoding HVO_2753 family zinc finger protein, with the protein MSESEQRHAHQCVSCGINIAGMSAATFKCPDCGQEISRCSKCRKQSNLYECPDCGFMGP; encoded by the coding sequence ATGAGCGAGTCCGAACAGCGACACGCGCACCAGTGTGTGTCCTGTGGCATCAACATCGCTGGCATGAGCGCCGCGACGTTCAAGTGCCCCGACTGTGGCCAGGAGATTTCGCGTTGTTCCAAGTGCCGCAAGCAGAGCAACCTCTACGAGTGCCCCGACTGCGGGTTCATGGGTCCATAA